DNA sequence from the Deinococcus roseus genome:
ATGGTCTGGTATTTTTGCTCCAGCCAGTGTCTGAAGGCCTCGGCGGTGTGTGGTGCGTAGCACTCCTGGATGTGGCAGCCGTATTCGTTGTTGATGTGCCACATCACCAGTGCAGGGTGGTCCTTGTAACGCTCTGCCATCTTGCGCACCAGCAGGGCGGCTTTTTCGCGGTAAATGGGGCTGGAGGGACTGTACTGCTGTCTGGACCCGAAGCCGTATTGCACACCACTGCGGTCTATGGGCAGGGTTTCAGGGTGATTCAGGGCCATCCAGGCAGGTGGGGAAGCAGTGGCGGTGGCAAGGTTCACAGAGATGCCGTTGGCATGCAACAAATCCAGCACGCGGTCCAGCCAGTCAAAGTCGTACTGGCCTTCCACGGGTTCCAGTCTGGCCCAGCCGAAAATGGCCACCGAAACCAGGTTCACCCCGGCTTCTTTCATGAGCTCCACGTCTTGCTGCCAGACGTCTTCGGACCATTGTTCGGGGTTGTAGTCTCCTCCGAAGAGCATCTTGCTGCCCAGTCTGGCGTTGATTTGTGAGGTGTTGAGCATGCACTTCTCCTTCAGGATGAAAACATCCGGTGGGTCTTGCTGAAACGGAAAGCAGATCTTGAAACAGATTTCACGATTTTTCAGGGCGTGAATCCTGGAAATGGGGCTTCCTGACCGCAACATGCGAAAAAACTTGCCACAAAACAGAAAAATTCTGTGGAAAAGCCCTGTTGCCTGCTGGGATCTGGTGGTCCAGACCCCGGAAGCACATCTCCTCTATGAAATGTATTTCATAAGCAAGTATAGGGAGGTTTGGTTTTAAAAGTCAAGTGTCCCACACGGCAGTTTTTTCGTCCAGGGCTGCAAAACTTGATGCTTTCCCAGAACAAAAAGCCTTTTTTGAGGGCGTCCATGCTGCCAGAGCAGCAAACCTCCTCTTTTCTTTTTGGGAAACAAAGGTTTTCGATTGAAAAAAATGAAAACAGCTTTGAAAGATCAGGGTTTTTGTTTTTGACGGAAGATGGTGTACCATGAAATAGATTTCAGATGCAGACCTTTGGAGGCTTGACCGTTAAAGATGTGGCCCGTGAAGCAGGGGTGTCCCCAGCCACGGTGTCCAGGGTGCTCAATGGCAGCGCCAGAGTGAGCCCAGACAAGGTGGAACGGGTCAGAGAAGTGATCGAACGGCTGGGCTACAAGGCCAACCCCTTCTCCAAAAGCCTGCTCACCGAAGACCTCAAGACCGTGGGGGTGCTGGTCCCCAACCTGCGGGATGACTTTTACGGGGTGATCGTCAACGCCATCGAACGCAGGCTGCTGGAACACGGCGTGCACATGATGTGCTCGCTGGGCCACGAAGACGCACTGGTGGAAGAAGACGCCGTGCAGACCTTTCGCAGCCGCAGCCTCAACGCCTACATCCTGCTGGCAGATCTGATCAGCGACGAGGCCATTCTGGAACTGGTCAAAGACAACATCCCGGTGGTCTTGATTCACCGCTACCTGCCAGAGCTGCAGCACATGTGCGTCAACATCAGCAACGAGCACGGCGGGTTCATTGCCACACAGCACCTCATCGAACTGGGCCACACCCGCATCGCCCACATCACCGGACCCCTCAACCGCCACCACACGCTGGGACGCTACACCGGATACATGAAAGCCCTGCAGCAGGCCGGACTTCCTGTTGATCCCGCACTGGTGCAATCGGTGCCCGGTCCCCAGTGGGAAATCCTGCAGGGCGAACGCATGACCCAGCGCCTGCTCTCCCGCACCAGATTCACGGCCCTCTTTGCTTACAACGACTGGCTGGCCATAGGGGCCATGCGGGCCGTCCGTGCTGCTGGGCTGCGCATCCCCGAAGACATCTCCATCGTCAGTTTTGACAACCGCTTCTTCACCGAGGTCACCGATCCGCCCCTCACCGGAGTGGATTTTCCCAGGGAAACCCTGGGGGTGCTGGCTGCAGACCGGGTGATTGCCCTGATGAACGGACAGGACGTGCAGATGCTGCCAGACCTCAAACCCGAACTGGTGGTGCGGGGGTCCACGGCTGCTGTGAAGAAAGGGTGAGGGAATCCCCTCAGCTTTGATCTGCCATTTTGTTTGACTGGACTGTCTTTTACCTGTAACTTTCCAGCTCTCGCCTGAGGCCATGCACCCGCTGCTCCAGCCTTTGCAGCAGCTGGACTTTGCTCATGCGGTATTTTAAAGCCGCCATGGGACCCACCAGCTGAATTTCCCCGGTCAGCTGGATGCCTGCAGGGTTCCCCTCCCAGTGCAGCTTGAGCAGCAAATCCACCCCCACCGAAAGCGGATGGCTGAGCAGAAGCGTCTGGCTGGGATCACACACCAGCACCCTGAACGGAAACCGCTGGCCCTTCACCGTGGTGAGTTGCCCGGTGGCTCCGATTCTCATGCTGCCTTCCAGTGTGGCTTCCTGCACTTCCGGGTCCCAGCGGGACCACAGGGCAGGGTTGGCACACAGTGCCCACAGCTTGTTGGGATCGGCCTGGATGGTGGTGGTGTGCTGGTGGGGATTCATGGGGACTCCTCGAAAAAAACAAGGAGGTGGCGCAGGCCACCTCCGGTGTTTGCAGGATGCAGCTCAGTAAGAGAACGGCAGGGGCTGGTGGATCTGGATCAGGGAAGCAGGGTCACCGCTGGAAGAATTGCCAGTTCTGGGCAGGATTTCTGCGCCGCCCCAGTTCTCTCCTCCCAGGATGCCCGTGGAGACCTTGAAGCCGTGGTTGGCGCCAAAGGTGCTCTTCAGGAAGCGGGCTTTCAGGAAGCGGGTGCCGTCTGCGGCCTGCTTGCTGCTCAGCACAGCAGGCGTGAGGGTTTTGGTGGTGCCCGCAGCATCCTGAATTTCACGGAATTCCAGGGCGTTCTGGCCGGGGTTGTGCAGAACAAGGTACTTGGGGGCCACACCTGCATCGAACTGCACATTGCGCTTCCAGTTGTCCAGCTGGAGCAGGTTGCTGACAGGGCCGCCCTGGGCCAGGGTCAGGAAAGCCATCAGCAGGTTGTCGTTGCCGACTTTGTACTGCAGACCGAGGTAAATGCTCTCTGTGTCCTGGGCCACGCAGAGCTGGGTCAGGATGTTGTCGGGACCCCAGTCGTCGGTGGGGGTGGCGTCGGTGCTGCAGCCAGCGGCATCAAACTCAGAGAGGTTGGTGGTGTCCAGATTCAGGGCAGATTTGAGCTGGGGCAGGGCAGGATCGTCAGGGAGGGGTTCCAGGGTATCGGCGTAGGCAATCACGGTGCTGAGGGCTGGAACGGTGTATTCACCGCTGGCCATTTCGATGGGGGCACTGCTGAAGGTGTCTCCCTTGACCATCACTTTCCAGTTGCCATCAGGCAGGGTGACTTTCTGTGCGGCTTCGTTGGCGTTGAAGACCACCAGGATGTGGTTCCAGCTGTCTTTGGCTTTGGTGCCGTCCAGCACGAACCCGATCACGCCCTGGTCGCTGTTCAGACTGAGGGGGTGGTAAGCGGCCAGCACGTCGGCACGGCTGCTGTAATGGAAGGCAGGGTGGGCCTGACGCAGTTTGATGATGTTGCTGTAGTAGGCGCTCACATCTGCGAACTGCTGCAGTCGGGTCCAGTCGAACTGGTTGATGTCGTCTCCGGCGTTGTAGGAGTTGCCGTTGCCTTTTTTGCTGCGGGCAAACTCTTCGCCGCCGACCATGAAGGACAGTCCCTGGGCGGTCTGCACCAGTGCGGAGGCCATTTTCTGCATCTGCTTGAGGGTGGCCTCGCTCTTGCCTTTGCTGGCACCCAGGGTCAGGCGGTCCCACAGCACATAGTTGTCGTGGCTGGTGGCGTAGTTGACGCTCTCTCCGGGTTCCTGGGCAAAGTCGTTCAGGCTGCCCCCCAGACCAGACTGCACTGCAGGGGCCAGATTGAATGCGCCCTGGATGAAGCCTTTGGTGTCCACTTCAAAGACGCCACCGATGATGCCGTTTCTGAAGTTGTCGTTGAACACCCCGACGTTCATGCCTTTCTGGGCACCCTTGCCGAAGTAGGTGGGGCCTCCTCCGGTCCAGGGCTCTCCGTACAGCACCAGGCTGGGGTTGATTTTGCGCACCTCTTCGGTGATGGTTTTGACATCTGCGGGTTTGACGGTGCCCAGCAAATCAAAACGGAACCCCTGGATGTGGTACTCACTGGCCCAGTACTTCAGGGAGTCAATGATGAATTTTCTGGCCATGGGACGCTCTGCAGCAATCACATTGCCCACACCGGTGTCGTTGAGGTAAGCGCCTTCATCGTCGGTGCGGTAATAGTAGTAAGGCACCAGCTGGTCAAAAGGAGAGCGCTCTCCAGTGACCTTGGTGTGGTTGTACACCACGTCCATGATCACGTTCAGGCCGTTCTCGTGCAGGCCCTTGACCATGGTTTTGAATTCTTTGATGGTGGCAGCAGGGTTGCCCGGCTGGGTGGAGTACTGGCCTTCGGGGACGTTGTAGAACACCGGATCGTAGCCCCAGTTGTAAGCCCCTTCGCTTTCGTTGCCATAATCGAAGGTGGGCATCAGTTGCACGGCATTCACCCCGAGTTGCTTCAGGTGATCGAGGCCGGTGGAAATGCTGGTTCCAGGCAGTTTGGTTCCGGTCTGCACCATCCCCAGGTATTTGCCGCGTTTGCCCGCATCCACGCCAGAGGAAGCGGAAACCGTGAAGTCCCGGATGTGCACCTCATAGACGTTGGCGTCGGTGTGGCGTTTCAGGGAAGGCTGGGTGTAGCTGGCCCAGTTGTCCGGGTTGGTGCTGGCCAGATCCACCACTGCGGATTTCATCTGGTTGAGCGGCTGGGTCTCGAAGTAATTGCTGGCGGCTTTGCTGTAAGGATCGGCGGTGGTTTTGGTGACCCCGTACTGCACGACTTCCAGCAGGTAGAATTTCCCGGCGAGGTTGCCTGTTGCGCTGCCGCTCCACACGCCTTTGTCGCCTCTGACCAGGTTCACGGTCTGGAAAGGGGTGGTGTCTGCAGCGCTGTTGAACAGCTTGACCCGCACGGCACTGGACACAGGCGTCCACACTTTGAAAGTGGTCTGACCAGGAGCGTAGGTGGCCCCCAGGTCACCCCCGGCGTAGGTGTAGGCGTCTGCGCTGAGCACATCCCGCAGGTGCACGGTCAGGGGGGCTTTGATGCCCAGCCCGGTCAGGGTGATGGGTTTGCTGGCGTCTTCGGGTTTGAGGGCCGTTGCCAGGGTGATGGTTGCGGTTTTTCCATCCACAGTGATTGCAGAAACCGTCTGTGCTTTGCCATCGATCAAGAGGGTCAGTTTGTCTTTGGTGAGTTTTTCAGGGGGAATGTTGTAGGTGATTTTGACCTGCGTGCTGCTGTCCATGAAGGCCGCTTTGGCCTGACTGGTCAGATCGATGTCTTTGGGATCGGTGTAAAAGGCTTTCTGGCCGCTGACCACCCAGATTTCGGCAAGGCCACTGGCAGGGATGTCTGCGAAGCGGTCATCGGGGGTGTCTTTGGCTTCCCATTCGCCCTTGCGCACAATGAAACCACGTTTGGCAGGCAGGTTCTCCGAGCCGATGATGGCAATTTTGCCAAATTTGTCGTCTTCGGTGAACTGGGTGACCACGCCTTCCAGACCATCAATCCAGGACCACACGTTCCAGGTGTTGTAGAGGTCGTCGAAACGGTGGTAGTGCAGCACCAGCACGCTTTTCAGGTTGGGGTTGCCCAGTTTGGTTTTGAAGAAGCTGAGGTCTTTGCCTTGCAGGTAACTGGGGTAAGCAGGCAGCGTGGGTGGGGTGGGAGCGGGGGCGAGGTTGCAGGCCACGAGGCCAGTGACAAGGGTGCTGAGGAGAAGGGGGCGTTTGAACACAGGTGCTCCTTTCAGATGCTGATGAGGCCATGCGGCGGCCCATCAATGCATCTGCATCGATCATGGCAACGATTCCATTGAAAGTGATCTTAATGTACCGAAACCCTCAAAAGATTGCAAGCCAGCCACGGAAGCGATTCCATACAACTTGCTGATTTGCCCCACTTCACTCAACACCTGATCCTCCCAAAGCCCTGTTGGGCATGCATCTTGTGCATGGGCGTTTTCTTTCAGGCACCCTGAAAACGTCAAAAAGGGGCCATTGCTGGCCCCCCATTTCACTTGCTGACCAGCACCAGCATGCCCCTGGCGCACACCGAGTAGACACTGCCCTGCACACCCACATTGGTGGCAGCATTCAGGTCCACCTGACTGGCCCCTTCAGCCCAGGTGCAGGTGTCGGTCACCCGGTACCAGCTTTTCCCAGTCCCGGGATTGGGGAAGGTGAAGTTGATCGCAGCAGACCAGCCGTTGTAACCCACGTAAATCCCTGTGATGCCTGTTTCCCCGAGCTCACTGGCATCCACGCGGTAAGCAAAAGCATGTTGACCCGAATCGGCGGTGAAGGTGCTGTTTGCAATGGTGCCATCTGCCTTGAAGGTCTGGTATTGCTCCAGTCCGTTGGCATTGCCGTCCGTGAACCCGTAGAAGTTGGCAGGACGCAACGCAGCATGGGCTTTCCTGAAGGCAATCATGTTCTGGCTGAAGGTTTTGAAATTGGTCTGGTCGGTGCTCAGGCTGTAATTCAGCCAGTTGGCGCTGGAATCCAGGTTGTAGGCGTTGTTGTTGCAGAACTGGGTGCGCAGGAATTCATCTCCACCCGTGAACATGGGGGTTCCAGCGCTCAGCATCATCAGTGCCATGGCGTTTCTGGCGGCCTTGCGCTGGTCTGCAGCAATGTTGCCCTGGTCCCAGCTGTTGTTGATGTCGTCTCCTCCATCGCTCACCCCATAAGGCCAGGCCTGGGTGTTGTTCTTGCCGTTGCAGGAATACACATCCTTGAGGGTCATGCCGTCGTGGGCCACCACGTAATTGATGCTGTGCCAGGGCTTGCGGCCATCGTCCTGAAACAGATCTGCAGAGCCGGAAAGCCGGGTGTACACCTGGGAGGGGGTGATGGCGTCTGTGCCGAGTTTGTTCTGGTCTTTGCGGATCACATCGCGGTAATCGCCGTTCCACTCGCTCCAGCCCCAGGGGAAGTTGCCCAGCTGGTAGGTGCCGGTGCCCACCGCCCAGGGTTCGGCAATCAGATCCACCCCACTGCCCCCCGCGTCCGGTCTGGGGGCCACATTGGCCACAATCTTGTTGAGGGCGGTGTTGACATCGGTTTTGTTGTAGGTGTAGCAGCCCACCTCGCAGGTGTTGCCCAGCACGGAGGCGAGGTCAAAACGGAAACCATCAATGCCGATCTCATCGCGCCAGTATTTCAGGGAGTCGATGATCAGGTTCTGCACATTGGGGTGGTGGGTGTTGAAGGTGTTTCCGGTGGCGGTGACATCAAAAAAGCCCTGCTTGTCACTGCTCAGCACGTAATAAGCGCTGTTGTCGATGCCCCGGTAACTGAGGATGGTGGCGGTGTCGTTGGTGCCCCAGGTGCCGCCTTCTGCGGTGTGGTTGTAGACCATGTCGATGATCACCTTGATGCCCCGATCATGCAGAGCCTTGACCATCTCTTTGAATTCGCGGGTAGGGCCTCCTGCGGTCTTGTCACAGCTGTACTTGCGGTCTGGCGCAAAGTAACTCAGGTTCCAGTAGCCCCAGTAGTTGTCGCCACTGGTGCTGGTGGAAGACCGTCCTGAGGCACTGTTGTTCACGTCGTTGCTGTCGTTGTCGGTGTCCTGCACGGGCAAAAACTCCACTGCGGTGATCCCCAGGGTTTGCAGGTAATTGGCTTTCTGGGTCACCCCGTAGTAGGTGCCCCGGCAGCTGGCGATGCTGGTGTCACCTTTGGTGAACCCGGCCAGGTGCACTTCGTAGATGACATCGTCTTTGAGGGCACGGGTGGGTTTGGTGCCGTAACTGGTGGTGTCGGTTTTCAGGACAATGCCTTTGGGGGCCACATTTCCAGAATCCTGGTTTCGGTAGCTGGGACCACTTGCGTAAGCAAAACCGGTGTAATTTCCCGAAGTGGGGCTGTTCTGGTCATGGCTCATTTCCAGGGCGTAAGGGTCCAGCAAGAGTTTGTTGGG
Encoded proteins:
- a CDS encoding LacI family DNA-binding transcriptional regulator; this encodes MTVKDVAREAGVSPATVSRVLNGSARVSPDKVERVREVIERLGYKANPFSKSLLTEDLKTVGVLVPNLRDDFYGVIVNAIERRLLEHGVHMMCSLGHEDALVEEDAVQTFRSRSLNAYILLADLISDEAILELVKDNIPVVLIHRYLPELQHMCVNISNEHGGFIATQHLIELGHTRIAHITGPLNRHHTLGRYTGYMKALQQAGLPVDPALVQSVPGPQWEILQGERMTQRLLSRTRFTALFAYNDWLAIGAMRAVRAAGLRIPEDISIVSFDNRFFTEVTDPPLTGVDFPRETLGVLAADRVIALMNGQDVQMLPDLKPELVVRGSTAAVKKG
- a CDS encoding SRPBCC family protein, with amino-acid sequence MNPHQHTTTIQADPNKLWALCANPALWSRWDPEVQEATLEGSMRIGATGQLTTVKGQRFPFRVLVCDPSQTLLLSHPLSVGVDLLLKLHWEGNPAGIQLTGEIQLVGPMAALKYRMSKVQLLQRLEQRVHGLRRELESYR
- the pulA gene encoding type I pullulanase; translated protein: MFKRPLLLSTLVTGLVACNLAPAPTPPTLPAYPSYLQGKDLSFFKTKLGNPNLKSVLVLHYHRFDDLYNTWNVWSWIDGLEGVVTQFTEDDKFGKIAIIGSENLPAKRGFIVRKGEWEAKDTPDDRFADIPASGLAEIWVVSGQKAFYTDPKDIDLTSQAKAAFMDSSTQVKITYNIPPEKLTKDKLTLLIDGKAQTVSAITVDGKTATITLATALKPEDASKPITLTGLGIKAPLTVHLRDVLSADAYTYAGGDLGATYAPGQTTFKVWTPVSSAVRVKLFNSAADTTPFQTVNLVRGDKGVWSGSATGNLAGKFYLLEVVQYGVTKTTADPYSKAASNYFETQPLNQMKSAVVDLASTNPDNWASYTQPSLKRHTDANVYEVHIRDFTVSASSGVDAGKRGKYLGMVQTGTKLPGTSISTGLDHLKQLGVNAVQLMPTFDYGNESEGAYNWGYDPVFYNVPEGQYSTQPGNPAATIKEFKTMVKGLHENGLNVIMDVVYNHTKVTGERSPFDQLVPYYYYRTDDEGAYLNDTGVGNVIAAERPMARKFIIDSLKYWASEYHIQGFRFDLLGTVKPADVKTITEEVRKINPSLVLYGEPWTGGGPTYFGKGAQKGMNVGVFNDNFRNGIIGGVFEVDTKGFIQGAFNLAPAVQSGLGGSLNDFAQEPGESVNYATSHDNYVLWDRLTLGASKGKSEATLKQMQKMASALVQTAQGLSFMVGGEEFARSKKGNGNSYNAGDDINQFDWTRLQQFADVSAYYSNIIKLRQAHPAFHYSSRADVLAAYHPLSLNSDQGVIGFVLDGTKAKDSWNHILVVFNANEAAQKVTLPDGNWKVMVKGDTFSSAPIEMASGEYTVPALSTVIAYADTLEPLPDDPALPQLKSALNLDTTNLSEFDAAGCSTDATPTDDWGPDNILTQLCVAQDTESIYLGLQYKVGNDNLLMAFLTLAQGGPVSNLLQLDNWKRNVQFDAGVAPKYLVLHNPGQNALEFREIQDAAGTTKTLTPAVLSSKQAADGTRFLKARFLKSTFGANHGFKVSTGILGGENWGGAEILPRTGNSSSGDPASLIQIHQPLPFSY
- a CDS encoding isoamylase; translated protein: MRNVAFGLTLMLSLAACSTQTLIPAAPTEITSQALSPTSLGARYTDSTGNNTGTTHVTFRIWSSKATRMDVYLYAQAAGAAEKLKYTLVKDIATNIWKVIVPVSSLTGAGISTVYYGYRAWGPNWPYNSSWTKGSGTGFVSDVDANGNRFNPNKLLLDPYALEMSHDQNSPTSGNYTGFAYASGPSYRNQDSGNVAPKGIVLKTDTTSYGTKPTRALKDDVIYEVHLAGFTKGDTSIASCRGTYYGVTQKANYLQTLGITAVEFLPVQDTDNDSNDVNNSASGRSSTSTSGDNYWGYWNLSYFAPDRKYSCDKTAGGPTREFKEMVKALHDRGIKVIIDMVYNHTAEGGTWGTNDTATILSYRGIDNSAYYVLSSDKQGFFDVTATGNTFNTHHPNVQNLIIDSLKYWRDEIGIDGFRFDLASVLGNTCEVGCYTYNKTDVNTALNKIVANVAPRPDAGGSGVDLIAEPWAVGTGTYQLGNFPWGWSEWNGDYRDVIRKDQNKLGTDAITPSQVYTRLSGSADLFQDDGRKPWHSINYVVAHDGMTLKDVYSCNGKNNTQAWPYGVSDGGDDINNSWDQGNIAADQRKAARNAMALMMLSAGTPMFTGGDEFLRTQFCNNNAYNLDSSANWLNYSLSTDQTNFKTFSQNMIAFRKAHAALRPANFYGFTDGNANGLEQYQTFKADGTIANSTFTADSGQHAFAYRVDASELGETGITGIYVGYNGWSAAINFTFPNPGTGKSWYRVTDTCTWAEGASQVDLNAATNVGVQGSVYSVCARGMLVLVSK